The DNA region TAAGCAGGAAGAAATAAAGATCCGAAAGCTTGACTTTGGTGTTTCAATATAGTATATTTGTAACCGTAATTTAACTCAGATTCAAGTTTAAATTAGTGTAAGAGGAGGGGCATTGCTTCTCCTCTCTTTTTTATCCCATCTGAAATGCCACATTTGATCTTCCCGAATGCCACATCTTAATGACTGAAATTCGGGATATTCAGTAAATGTCCCTCTTTCTTATAAATTAAGAGAACAGTTTTACTTTACGTGAGCTTTTCTCTTAATTTTTTTGTGTAAAGTCTCAAGTCTTCTATCTTTTTAATAGAATATTATTTACATATTCTTATTTTTTCTTCCCAACGGTACATTATGTATATGTCTTTTTAGGGGAAGTTAAAACCCTCTCCTCTTTTCTTCTTCTTCTTTTAGTTTGATTATGCAGCCGTTCTTTTTTTCTTTTCGACCTTTTCTATCATAGATACCGCATTGGCCGTATGTATTCCAAAGAAAATCCAAAGTATTTCCGTTTTCCTGTTTCTGGCTTTTATTCTGGCCAGTGAGTAATGTTGTTTCTGCGTTCCAAAACTTCCTTCCAGGCGGGTAGCCCTTTCACGGCTGAGTTCCGACCGTAAGATTTTCCGCAGTGGCTCATCTTTGGCAGCTCTTCCCTTACGCTTAAAGGAAGTACTTATATGATATTTAGTACAAAATTTCCGGTTGGCATTATTAGCATAGATTGAATCCGCTGCAAGCGCCTTAACCCTGACCTTGGTCAGTTGTCGTTGCAAATGAATACAGTCTTTCAAACGTACTCCTTTGTTAAAAGCCTTAAAGGAGATATGTTCTATGAAGGAGATTCCATCTATTTGTATATTGTTGACCTTGGCTCCGAACTCAACGGATTTGGTTTCCTTGCCTCTGATAATGGGGCGAAGGTAATGCCGGTCGATACTCGCGATACGGTTGGACACTTTTTTGCCTGCAAATAAATTCTTCCCTTGCTCAAGGACTGTCTGTATGACCGAGAAACGTCTTTGGTAATCAGAGGATAGTGTAAGCCTGTGCCTGTAGGATGAATGAAGATGCTCCAGCTGGTCCAGTAACTTTTCCAATAACTGAAGTAGCCTGCGTTTAATCATACGGGTCTGTGATTTCCTGCGTTTACGCAGTTTACTGTAAGCAAGGTAGGCACGGCTTACATCAAGATACTTGTTACGGGGACGTTGTATGTGCAATGTACGGCAATGTTTGCACAGATGGCGATGAAGCCATACAATACCTTCCCATAAGAGTTTGACATCAGTAGGAAAGCGCAAATGACTTTCATAACAGGTGGCATCGGTCATACAGACATGAAGGTTCTCAAGATAAGGTTTCCAATGCTCAGCCAGAATAAGCTGGAGGGACTCAATAACAAGGCGGTCCGCTAGTTCCTGGCGAATCGCACTGACGATTTTAGGATTGGTCAGTGGATGAAGAGGATCAATCTGAACACCACAAAATAACTGGTAATGAATATTACCGTTTAAATGCTCAATCAGTTGTGCATCGGAAAAGTTGGTATAGGACTTCAGGACCATCAAGGCTATTTTACCTTCGGGAGAAAAATAACTTTTACGACCCAAAGCAGAGGACTTCAAATGCATTTGTCGGGCCAGTTCCGAGAAAGGAAACAGAGCATGGAGGCGACCTAATTCGCTCGTTGCAAAACTTTGACGATATTTTTTTAGCATATCGAACTCGGTAAAACCTAAACAAGGTTCGATTTCGGAGATTTTTTGTATCTTTACCATGTGTTTTTAGTTTAGATTACCCCCGTTTTGGCCGTCAAACCGTTTTTTTGGGGGGAATGCTTAAAGATACAAAAAAGGCAACTAACTCGCAATGAATTAGTTGCCTTAAATTTTATTATTTTGGGAATATCCCGAAATTCCACACTCTAACGGGCAATTAGTGTGGCATTTACCCGGTTATAGTGTGGTATTTGCCTTATTCAACTGTGGGAAACACACCATCTACTTGTGGCAAAAGCATCATCTGTTTGCATGAAACACATGATGCCTTTGGGAGATTCAGACCATCTGTTTCAGAGATATGCTACTAAGGACAACAGTGATAAACCACTTGCCGGAGTTAAGAATATATAAATCTGCTCTTGACAAAAAAACAGTAACTTATTCCTTTTTGGGAACCACCTTCAGCTCTCCCATCTTTAGTCGGTTGTCCCATAGTACAACAACTTCTATCTTCTTAAGACTATGTCGATAGAATAGTGTATATCCCGGGTGAGGAATGATGTAGCGTATGTTCTCTATTTCCGTTGTTTGTCCGATGAATGGATTCATGCTGATACGGTGCAGCATGTTCTGCAATTGTACATAGAGCACTTCACCGACCTCATTATTCCCATTCTTTAGTTTTAGTATCTGGAATGCCTCCTTCAACTGTTTCTTGGCGACGAGCGACCATATTACTTGCTTAGCCATTCTGCTACCTCCTTGTTTATTGTTAAGTTATTTTGTCCTTCGCGATTATCCAATTGGCAACAGGCAGTTTCAATCTCCCGGCGCAGTTGATGAGAGAATGTGAGCACTTGTTCTTTGCTCTTAGGTTCATCTTGGGTTTCGGTACGCAGTGTGTCTTTTTTTTTACTTTTCATAGGGCTATCCTTTTTTGTTTTTCATAGAACATCCTAAAGATACGAATAGTTTTGGAATATCCATGCACGTTGAACAATTTTCTTCTCCCTGCGTTCTCTGCCTTGAAACCAAAATTGCGATATCCGAATGAAAGATAAGAAGCTGGAGGCCAATTTAAGTTTGGTAGTCTCGCGAATATTTGCGGGATTGAATATGAATGCCCTGAAATACCTGCTGCCTGTGTGGATGGGTGCATTGACGGGTGTCACGGTGCGTTGTACTTTTGCTGCTGTGGCGTTCTGGGTCACAGGCTGTTTTGTGAAAGAAGCGCCTATCACACGGCGGCAGCGTATCGGGTTACTTTGCCTGGGGGCATTCGGCATGTATGGTTTTATGTTTTGCTATCTGTTAGGTATCAGTAAGACGACGCCTGTCAGTAGTGCCATATTCAATTCCCTGCAACCTATCTGGGTATTTCTTATCTCCGTTCTCTTTCTGCACGAGCGGGCTACACTGATGAAAATCATCGGTATCTCTCTCGGTTTCGGTGGTGCATTGCTGTGTATATTGACTCAAGGCAGCGATGACTTGGCACATGATGCCTTTACAGGTAATATGTTGTGTCTGCTCAGTTCGGTGTTCTTTGCCATTTATCTGATTCTGAGTAAGAAATTACTGGAAGAGATCGGCTTGGTGACCGTAATGAAATATGTGTTTGGGGGCGCGGCGCTGTCCGGTCTGGTGATATCTACTATCCTGGGCTGGGACGCGCCGTTGTTCACCGACGCAGCACATGGAACCTGGCACTGGATGCCGTGGGTGATTCTGGCATTCATTCTTATTTTCCCTACTTACCTTAGTTATTGGTTGATGCCCATCGGATTGAAATATCTGAAGACAACCGTAGTGGCCATGTATGGCTATCTGATATTGATTGTGACGACTGTCGTTTCTTATATCGTGGGACAAGACCGCTTTACCTGGGAACAGGGGGTGGCTATCGGGATGATATGTCTGAGTGTGTATTTTGTGGAGGTAGCTGAGAGGAAAAAATGAACTAATAGTTTATCACTACCAAGTATTCCCCTTCTGCGTGAATGGTGAATTCTGTTTCCGTGCTTTCGTTCAGTGTACCTTGCCACCAGTTAGTGAAGTCGCTGAGAGGGTATACCAAACCTTCGCCTCGCAGGTTGTGGGCACCGAAGTTTATGATCGAAATCTGTTGGCCCGGTTGGCTGGGGAAAGAACAGGTATCATGGCAAGGAATGAAAATACCATAATCGGTCAGCATACGGACATGAGCTCCGGTACGCATATAATCAATGAGCAGGCTGATATTTCCTAAAGTATGGTCTTCCCGTTTGCCTGTGGCTCCTACGATAGCGATGTTCTTTTTGCCTTGTGATAAAAGGAAGTTTACGGCTTTGGTCTGGTCGTTGGTTTCCTGGTCGGAGACGCAATGAAGAATATGGCTATATTTCCGGTGGTTTTCTTCACTCAGGGAATCTCCGTCACCGATAATAACATCAGGTACGTTGCCGCGATCTATATAAGCATCTGCACCGCCATCACAACAAACAATATAAGGAGCGTTTGCCAGTATCTGCAAAGGTCTGGGATGGGTTGGATAATCACCATTGGCTAAAATTACTGCTTCGGGTTCACCACAGAGAACACAGAGTTCCACTGAATTATTATTATTTTCTTTCATCATTATTTCTTTTATCACCTTACCACCTTATCACTCTACCGCTCTTTCCATCATCCTCTTCCATTTGAAGTAGCCAAAGATAGCGATTATTGTATAAAGAGCATACAGTCCTGCCGTGAAATCGAGGTCTTTGTAAACATAGAGTCCTGCACTGACAATGTCTACCACAATCCATGCCCACCATTGCTCTACATATTTACGTGCCAGCATCCACATACCTACGATACTGAGAGCAGTGGTGAAAGAATCAAGCCAGGGTACATTACTGTTGGTGAAACGAATGAGTATCCAGGCAATACAGACAAATGTAACGGAAAATGCAATGCCGAGGGGCAGGTAATATTTCATCGGTATACGGGTAATGGGAAGTTCCTGCTGCCCTTCTTTGATATGCAGATGCAGTTTCCGTCTTACAAAACTGCCGTATTTCCACATCATCCAACCGTAGACGGCTGCCCCCAGATAATAGATATTTATTCCGAAGTCAGCATACAGTCCGGCATCGTAATAGACGAAAATGTAGATAGCAGGCATGATGATGCCCGCTATCCAAAGATAGATACTTGCCCGGTATTCTAACCAGAGGTAGACAAGCCCGACGATGGTTCCGATAATTTCGAGAATTTGTTCCATGCTTTAAAAACTCAATGTGATATGTGCCAGCGCATTGATACCTGCATTAGGATAGTAGGCTGCGTAATTGGAAGTATAGAGCAGTTTACTGTCTTTGTCCTTTATCTGATTCTTTCCATGACCTTCGTATACAGCACTTCCCGATGCATAACCATTACTTTCGTATGTTTCGTCAAACAGGTTATAAATCGTCACGCCTACATTAACAGATTTCAATCCTTTCAGTTTGAAAGTATATCCGAGATTCAGGTTGCTCACACAATAAGCATCCAGCGTACAGTCCTCTTGATGAGCATTGTTTAAATATTGCTTGCTGACATATTGCGTTTGCAAAGATGCATTAAAACCTTTATAATCCAAAGAAATGAGATTATTTGCCATAAAGTCCGGTGAAAATGAGATGGGAGTAGTGCCAATATATCGGGTTGTCTGAGAGATACCCCAGCTTTCACTATACATATCTTTCCGGTCCTCATTCACATCACTTAGATATTCCGTGTAATTCTTGATGCGGTTACGGCTCCATGTTGCGTTTACATCCCAGCGCAGCCAGTTTGTGATGCGTGCACCTGCCATCAGCTCAATACCCATACGATAACTGTCCTTCACGTTCTCTGCTACGGCTTCGCCAATTTCATTCAATTGCCCGTTCAGTACCAATTGATTTTTATAATCCATGTAGTACAGGTTGACGCCTGCATTGAACCAACCTTTACGGAAAGTGTATCCCACTTCGTAATCGAACATCCGCTCTGATTTGGGCTGTGCGGCAAATAAGTTATCAGTATAGTTATTGCGTGTCGGTTCCTTATTTGCCACACTGAAAGAGGCATAAAGATTATTATTATTGTTTATCTTCCAGAATATGCCGGCTTTAGGATTGAAGAAGCTGAAATCTTCGTCAATCTTCAGTGGTTGCAGATGTGCCGGATCAGCTGTCCAGTCCCATTTGTCATTATTGCCGTTTATCTTATAGCGCAGATAACGATATTGCATATCGGCATAGAAGTTAACTCCATCCAGTATTTCATAATTTATCTTAGCGTAGATGTTGCCATCCGTTTTCCGTCCGATGTTACGATAATATTCATGGTCAGGATTCAGTTCACCCAGATAATTCTTTACCCATACCACCTTACCGTTATGGGTGTTTTTGTAATAATTCAGACCACCGCCGATGGATGCATCCAATTTGTCCCCTTTATAATCGAAAGAGAATACTCCACCACCGAAACGGCTGTCTACCAGTTTACGGCGTACAAGGTCTGATTTCTCTATCGTAGTACCGTTTGTTTCAAAGGGTACCAAGCCATATTCTACCAGCGTACGCTTATTCTTATATTCCTCATAATAACCGTAGCCGTCTGTATAGTGTAGCGCTATGTTCAATTTCCACGAAGGAGACAATATCTGATTTAATAATAATTGATAATGCGTCTGGCGATAATAATCTATCTGGTTATCATAAAATCCGATTACATTTCCATTATCATCTTCTATGGCGCCATTGGGATTATATTTGCGGTCGTTTTCCAGTGTTTCTTTATCCAGACCATCCCAAGCATGATAGGTCTCTTCTTTTCCTCCGAAGGTGATGAATTTAATAGTGGTCTTGTCTCCATAGTATCCGCCTTGTACAAAGTAAGACTTCAAGTCAGCACTGGCGCGGTCACGGTAGCCGTCACTGTGGATATTAGATAAACGTGCATCGAATCCCCAGCGTCCATTAATGAGCCCCGTACCTACTTTTACGGTTTCTTTATGTGTATTGAATGAGCCGTAAGAGCCGGAAAACTCCGCATACGGTGTGGGCAGAATACCTTGTGTTTTCATATTGATACTGGCACCGAACGCTCCGGCGCCATTAGTGGAAGTTCCCGCTCCCCGTTGAATCTGCAAGTCCTGGAGCGAAGAGGCAAGATCGGGAGTATTAACCCAAAAGATAGAATGACTTTCCGCATCGTTCATGGGTATGCCATTAGTGGTTACGTTGATGCGTGTAGCATCTGTTCCGCGTACCCGGATGCTCGTGTAACCGATACCTGCACCTGCATCGCTCGTTGTCAGTACTGACGGAGTAAATGACAACAGATAGGGAATATCTTGCCCGAAATTCTGCTTCTTAAGTTGTTCTTTACTAACATTGGTAAACGCCACAGGTGTGGTTCCCGTGGCACGGGTAGAGATAATTTCTACTTCCTGCAGGCTTATCACCCGCAAGCTGTCTTTCTCATGCGTCTGCGCACAGACACTCAGCGTTGCCATCAACAGGCAGGCCGCCATTGCATGTTTTCTCATTACAATTTTAACTATTAAAGATGAATACAGAAAAAGGGAGCTTTTCTTCTTTTCCCTCCGCCGGCACTACCCGGATCAGGTCAATGGGTATGATCTCAGCCCGTCATATTAGGGCACCCCTTAGTTGAAATCGGGGGCAAAATTAAGTGTTTTCGGTGAAACACGCAAATTGAGTGAACGATAACCGGAAATATTTGTTAATTTTGTGGGCCGGTGGGTATTTCTTAGTCCTGCCGGGAAAGTATAATTATTAACTTCAAACGAACAAATATTATGTTATTATTATTACAAGCGGCGGCTCCTGCTGCCGAAACTGTTGTAGAAGATAGTTTTAGTAAATTGCAAGTCTTTCTCCAACAACTGATAGACTGGGGAGTAAATGCGGGTGGTCATATCATTGGCGCTGTGCTGATTTTCATTGTAGGACGTTTCCTGATATCTTTCCTTAATAAAATGGTGGCCCGATTGTTGTCTAAACGGCATGTGGATGCTAGTATCCAAAGTTTCGTAAAGAGTCTGGTGAACATTTTGCTGACTATCTTATTGATTGTTGCCGTTATCGGTAAATTAGGAGTAGAAACGACTTCATTTGCTGCCTTGCTGGCATCCGCCGGTGTGGCTATCGGTATGGCATTATCCGGTAACTTGCAGAACTTTGCAGGTGGTTTGATTGTATTGCTGCTCCGTCCTTATAAAGTAGGTGACTTGATTGAAAGCCAAGGCATCACGGGTACGGTTCGTGAGATTCAGATTTTCCATACGATTCTGACTACCGGTGATAATAAGATTATTTATATCCCGAATGGTGCGTTGAGTAGTGGTACTGTGACTAACTACAGTCGTGAAGCTACCCGTCGTGTAGAATGGATAATCGGTGTGGAGTATGGCGAAAATTTTGATAAGGTGGAAGAAACGACCCGTCGTATCATTGCCGAAGACAAGCGGATTCTTAGTGATCCGGCTCCTTTTGTCGCCCTTCATGCACTGGATGCCAGTAGCGTGAATGTGATTATCCGTGCCTGGGTGAAGAGTGAGGATTATTGGGGAGTTTATTTCGATATGAACAAGACCGTCTACTCTGTATTCAATAAGGAGGGTATCGGTTTCCCTTTCCCACAACTGACGGTACATCAGGCAAAGGATTGATAGTAGTCTGGAATTGATAACCGTAAATGAATAAAGGGCATGACAAATTGTTGTTATGCCCTTTATTCATTTACGGTTAATACTCGTGATAGTTTTTATTGTAAATCACATTTCATATACTCCGAGTTCTTCTTCTATGGCTTCACATTCATCTTTCTCTATATGCAGTAAGCGATTGATTTCCTTTCGCTTTTCTAGATCAGTGAAATAACTTTCTACTACGGTATACAGGTCGAATCCTTTGGTGGAACCTGCTGCCATGTCTAATGACTCTACCATTTTCTCTACTTCCTTATGAATGCGTTCCTTGTTGATGAAATGCAACTCATTACTATGAATCAGATACTTTTCCATGATCATTGGTATTTAAAGTTCTATTGATATAACGTCTGCTGTGAACGGTTAGTTCATACAAAAGCTATTAATTCCTTTTTTAACTCAGAGAGGAATTAATAGCTTTAATATACTAAAAGTCAATCAACTGTCGTTCCCATTAAGGGAAACGCTCGTTCCCATCAAGGGGAAACTGACGTACCACCATAGGGACAAACTTCATCTCTGTAGAACCGGCAGCAGCATATTCATCCCAGAGCAATGAATTCCCATAGTATATAGACAAAAACAGGGCATTCCTTCTTTGAATTAAATATCTCAGTTATTACACTTCCCCATCCCCACATACCGTCTTTATCATCATCTTTATTCTTTACCGTACTGTCACCGATAGTGAATACCACCGGGCATCCTTCTATCCGGCTGGAACCGGTAATTGTATCCTGCTCAACCGGTTTCAAATAGTTGGCCAGCTCTAATCCTTTATAGTTCCGGATACCTTCAGCTGCAGATTCTGCATTCACTTTTGCCCCGAAGGCACTGGTGTGGATACGGTCTAAGTAGAACATATATTTCACTTTTTCCTTGCCGAATTTCTCAAATTTGGAGGCGGTGATATCATTCAGGTCTATAAAAGGTACTTCTTGTTCTTCGGCTATTTGTTTGGCCCACAGGCCGAAAGTTTGGTTGACGCGTGTGATAATTGTACTGTCTTTATCTTCCCAAGCATTGCGGGGAGTCAGTGAGAACAGGATAGGGTGGGCGCCTTTCGCCTTTACATCCTGCACGAAGCGACGCATATATTCTCCATAGGAATATACAGTTTCCTTCACTCCGGTTTCCTGAATGGTTACATTCAGGCTATCTTTACCGATTCCCGGTATGGAAGCGCGTGCGCGTCCGCTGTCATAAGGGCCGTTGTCATTATGTCCCAGCTCGATGATCACCCAATCGCCTGCTTGGACCCCTTTTATCACATCCGGCCAGAAGCGGTTGTAGAACGTACGGCTACTTGTTCCTCCCAATGCATGGTTTTCTACGGTAATCCGGTCTGATTCGAAATAATCACCGGCATAATATCCCCAGCCCCATTGACCGTTATTCCCATTTCCCAAGGTTCCGGTACGCATGGTAGAATTACCCACCAAAAACAAAACGGGATTATTTCCTTTTCGGCTTGAACCGGCCACAGGTCTTGCTGTACGGGCCTTATTCAAACTGTCCAGTGTATTGTCAATCACGTGGTTGGCATCCTTCATCGGTGCAGATACCTTATTCTGAGCCTGTGCCGAGAAAACAAAAGCGAATGCCATTCCTAAAATCAGATAGCTGTAAAATGTGTGTTTATTCATCTTTCTATAACCTTAATTCTTTGTTTGTGCAAAAATAGGTGAAATCTGAGTCTCTGCGAATGGAATATCATTCAGAATTGCTGTCTTTTTGTGCAATTGAGTGGGATTTCCTTAAAATTCAAACATTAAAGCTTTTTACGATGTTATATTAATAAACTTCAATCGACATGCTTACTGCTTTCTTAAATGCATTAGCCACTATAATCAGTGTGACAAGTCTTCTCATCGTCACTTATGGGGCATTAATTGGGATAATTTCTTTTCTGGTCAATGAATTCAAAAGATTCACGGGCAAGTACTCAACTACCAATATCCGGAAGTTACGGGCTACTTTCGGAACTTATTTGCTACTTGGACTTGAATTTCTTATCGCATCAGATATCTTAAAAACCGTACTGGAACCAACTTTGAATGAACTGGCAATTTTGGGTGGTATAGTAGTTCTGAGAACTATCTTATCCGTCTTTCTAAATAGAGAAATCAAAGATTTGGAGGCTGAAGGTGAAAAAGAGCAATGATTCTTGGGAAGTAAAAAGCATTATTAGATCCCTTCTTTAACATATTATCTGAATTGTGTTAATTGTTAACATAACGAATCTAAATAGTTAACAACTTCCTTTATTCTATTAAACCATGTTATAAATGCCCCTGTATGGACCTGAAAATTTGGAGATATCCTCAAAGTCCGTATCTTTGCAATGTGTTTTTCATAGTATTAGATTTAAGGTTAACAAAAGATTGGCTGTTTGGGATAGATAGCCTTTTTTTATGT from Bacteroides sp. MSB163 includes:
- a CDS encoding transposase, whose product is MVKIQKISEIEPCLGFTEFDMLKKYRQSFATSELGRLHALFPFSELARQMHLKSSALGRKSYFSPEGKIALMVLKSYTNFSDAQLIEHLNGNIHYQLFCGVQIDPLHPLTNPKIVSAIRQELADRLVIESLQLILAEHWKPYLENLHVCMTDATCYESHLRFPTDVKLLWEGIVWLHRHLCKHCRTLHIQRPRNKYLDVSRAYLAYSKLRKRRKSQTRMIKRRLLQLLEKLLDQLEHLHSSYRHRLTLSSDYQRRFSVIQTVLEQGKNLFAGKKVSNRIASIDRHYLRPIIRGKETKSVEFGAKVNNIQIDGISFIEHISFKAFNKGVRLKDCIHLQRQLTKVRVKALAADSIYANNANRKFCTKYHISTSFKRKGRAAKDEPLRKILRSELSRERATRLEGSFGTQKQHYSLARIKARNRKTEILWIFFGIHTANAVSMIEKVEKKKRTAA
- a CDS encoding type II toxin-antitoxin system RelE/ParE family toxin; protein product: MAKQVIWSLVAKKQLKEAFQILKLKNGNNEVGEVLYVQLQNMLHRISMNPFIGQTTEIENIRYIIPHPGYTLFYRHSLKKIEVVVLWDNRLKMGELKVVPKKE
- a CDS encoding DMT family transporter — translated: MKDKKLEANLSLVVSRIFAGLNMNALKYLLPVWMGALTGVTVRCTFAAVAFWVTGCFVKEAPITRRQRIGLLCLGAFGMYGFMFCYLLGISKTTPVSSAIFNSLQPIWVFLISVLFLHERATLMKIIGISLGFGGALLCILTQGSDDLAHDAFTGNMLCLLSSVFFAIYLILSKKLLEEIGLVTVMKYVFGGAALSGLVISTILGWDAPLFTDAAHGTWHWMPWVILAFILIFPTYLSYWLMPIGLKYLKTTVVAMYGYLILIVTTVVSYIVGQDRFTWEQGVAIGMICLSVYFVEVAERKK
- a CDS encoding thiamine diphosphokinase yields the protein MKENNNNSVELCVLCGEPEAVILANGDYPTHPRPLQILANAPYIVCCDGGADAYIDRGNVPDVIIGDGDSLSEENHRKYSHILHCVSDQETNDQTKAVNFLLSQGKKNIAIVGATGKREDHTLGNISLLIDYMRTGAHVRMLTDYGIFIPCHDTCSFPSQPGQQISIINFGAHNLRGEGLVYPLSDFTNWWQGTLNESTETEFTIHAEGEYLVVINY
- the pnuC gene encoding nicotinamide riboside transporter PnuC; the protein is MEQILEIIGTIVGLVYLWLEYRASIYLWIAGIIMPAIYIFVYYDAGLYADFGINIYYLGAAVYGWMMWKYGSFVRRKLHLHIKEGQQELPITRIPMKYYLPLGIAFSVTFVCIAWILIRFTNSNVPWLDSFTTALSIVGMWMLARKYVEQWWAWIVVDIVSAGLYVYKDLDFTAGLYALYTIIAIFGYFKWKRMMERAVE
- a CDS encoding TonB-dependent receptor; translated protein: MRKHAMAACLLMATLSVCAQTHEKDSLRVISLQEVEIISTRATGTTPVAFTNVSKEQLKKQNFGQDIPYLLSFTPSVLTTSDAGAGIGYTSIRVRGTDATRINVTTNGIPMNDAESHSIFWVNTPDLASSLQDLQIQRGAGTSTNGAGAFGASINMKTQGILPTPYAEFSGSYGSFNTHKETVKVGTGLINGRWGFDARLSNIHSDGYRDRASADLKSYFVQGGYYGDKTTIKFITFGGKEETYHAWDGLDKETLENDRKYNPNGAIEDDNGNVIGFYDNQIDYYRQTHYQLLLNQILSPSWKLNIALHYTDGYGYYEEYKNKRTLVEYGLVPFETNGTTIEKSDLVRRKLVDSRFGGGVFSFDYKGDKLDASIGGGLNYYKNTHNGKVVWVKNYLGELNPDHEYYRNIGRKTDGNIYAKINYEILDGVNFYADMQYRYLRYKINGNNDKWDWTADPAHLQPLKIDEDFSFFNPKAGIFWKINNNNNLYASFSVANKEPTRNNYTDNLFAAQPKSERMFDYEVGYTFRKGWFNAGVNLYYMDYKNQLVLNGQLNEIGEAVAENVKDSYRMGIELMAGARITNWLRWDVNATWSRNRIKNYTEYLSDVNEDRKDMYSESWGISQTTRYIGTTPISFSPDFMANNLISLDYKGFNASLQTQYVSKQYLNNAHQEDCTLDAYCVSNLNLGYTFKLKGLKSVNVGVTIYNLFDETYESNGYASGSAVYEGHGKNQIKDKDSKLLYTSNYAAYYPNAGINALAHITLSF
- a CDS encoding mechanosensitive ion channel family protein, with the protein product MLLLLQAAAPAAETVVEDSFSKLQVFLQQLIDWGVNAGGHIIGAVLIFIVGRFLISFLNKMVARLLSKRHVDASIQSFVKSLVNILLTILLIVAVIGKLGVETTSFAALLASAGVAIGMALSGNLQNFAGGLIVLLLRPYKVGDLIESQGITGTVREIQIFHTILTTGDNKIIYIPNGALSSGTVTNYSREATRRVEWIIGVEYGENFDKVEETTRRIIAEDKRILSDPAPFVALHALDASSVNVIIRAWVKSEDYWGVYFDMNKTVYSVFNKEGIGFPFPQLTVHQAKD
- a CDS encoding DUF1622 domain-containing protein → MLTAFLNALATIISVTSLLIVTYGALIGIISFLVNEFKRFTGKYSTTNIRKLRATFGTYLLLGLEFLIASDILKTVLEPTLNELAILGGIVVLRTILSVFLNREIKDLEAEGEKEQ